Proteins from a single region of Juglans microcarpa x Juglans regia isolate MS1-56 chromosome 5S, Jm3101_v1.0, whole genome shotgun sequence:
- the LOC121267813 gene encoding isocitrate dehydrogenase [NAD] catalytic subunit 5, mitochondrial — protein MIMASKLFRRVLSNRSSQILFSAITPHANPPFMSRAFSSVPTPIRATLFPGDGIGPEIAESVKQVFKAADVPIEWEEHYVGDQIDPRTQSFLTWESLESVRQNRVGLKGPMATPIGKGHRSLNLTLRKELNLYANVRPCYSLPGYKTRYDDVNLITIRENTEGEYSGLEHQVVRGVVESLKIITRQASLRVAEYAFYYAKTHGRERVSAIHKANIMQKTDGLFLKCCREVAEKYPEIKYEEVVIDNCCMMLVKNPALFDVLVMPNLYGDIISDLCAGLIGGLGLTPSLNIGEGGIALAEAVHGSAPDIAGKNLANPTALLLSAVTMLHHLDLHDKADQIHNAILNTIAEGKYRTADLGGHSSTTDFTKAICDHL, from the exons ATGATCATGGCTTCCAAGCTCTTTCGACGCGTCCTCAGCAACCGGTCGAGCCAGATCCTCTTCTCCGCCATAACCCCACATGCTAATCCACCGTTTATGTCCAGGGCCTTCTCGTCCGTGCCCACGCCGATCCGAGCTACTCTCTTCCCTGGCGATGGTATCGGCCCGGAGATCGCCGAATCTGTCAaacaa GTATTTAAAGCAGCTGATGTTCCTATTGAATGGGAAGAACACTATGTTGGGGACCAGATAGATCCTAGAACCCAAAGTTTTCTAACATGGGAAAGTTTAGAATCTGTTCGGCAAAATAGGGTAGGCTTGAAAGGGCCGATGGCCACTCCAATTGGAAAGGGTCATCGTTCTTTGAATCTTACTCTAAGGAAAGAACTTAATTTATATGCCAATGTTCGGCCTTGCTACAGTCTCCCTGGCTATAAAACACGATATGATGATGTAAATCTTATCACTATCCGTGAAAACACAGAAGGGGAGTACAGTGGACTTGAACATCAA GTTGTCAGAGGTGTGGTTGAAAGCCTCAAGATCATTACTCGACAGGCCAGTTTGAGGGTGGCTGAATACGCCTTTTACTATGCAAAGACCcatggaagagagagagtgtcAGCAATACACAAAGCCAACATTATGCAGAAAACTGATGGTCTGTTTCTAAAG TGTTGCCGTGAGGTTGCAGAGAAGTACCCTGAAATTAAATATGAGGAAGTTGTCATTGACAATTGCTGTATGATG CTTGTGAAGAATCCAGCACTTTTTGATGTATTGGTGATGCCTAACCTATATGGAGACATTATCAGTGACCTTTGTGCTGGGTTGATTGGGGGTTTGGGCTTGACACCAAG CCTCAATATTGGTGAGGGAGGCATTGCCCTTGCTGAAGCTGTTCATGGTTCAGCACCTGATATTGCTGGAAAG AATTTGGCGAATCCAACTGCTTTGCTGCTGAGTGCCGTCACAATGCTGCACCATCTGGACCTCCATGACAAAGCTGATCAGATTCACAATGCCATCCTTAACACAATTGCAGAGGGCAAGTACCGAACTGCTGACCTTGGTGGCCATTCATCTACAACTGATTTTACAAAGGCAATTTGTGATCATCTTTGA